Proteins encoded in a region of the Oncorhynchus keta strain PuntledgeMale-10-30-2019 chromosome 3, Oket_V2, whole genome shotgun sequence genome:
- the vps35l gene encoding VPS35 endosomal protein-sorting factor-like isoform X1, which translates to MIHASIILISSFSQKREVNTVLSDIIKHIMPDRAFEDAYAQLQSVIRKILTYFHDFSILFSMERFLPFVDMSQKDSVRVEVCLSIMDIFINALTLEDEKRSGLTDQWLHMHGCEPAGRGDKPGEEGEPLP; encoded by the exons ATGATTCATGCTAGTATAATCCTTATTTCCTCTTTCTCTCAGAAACGTGAGGTCAACACTGTGCTCTCTGACATCATCAAGCACATTATGCCAGATCGTGCATTTGAGGATGCCTATGCTCAGCTCCAGTCCGTGATAAGGAAGATCCTCACCTACTTTCATGacttctctatcctcttctccATG GAGCGTTTCCTTCCCTTCGTGGACATGTCCCAGAAGGACAGCGTCagggtggaggtgtgtctctccATCATGGACATCTTCATTAA CGCGCTGACTCTGGAGGATGAGAAGAGATCTGGCCTTACTGATCAATGGCTTCATATGCATG GCTGTGAACCAGCTGGCCGTGGAGACAAGCCGGGTGAAGAGGGGGAGCCACTCCCATAA
- the vps35l gene encoding VPS35 endosomal protein-sorting factor-like isoform X2 has product MWTVDSKESSGQKREVNTVLSDIIKHIMPDRAFEDAYAQLQSVIRKILTYFHDFSILFSMERFLPFVDMSQKDSVRVEVCLSIMDIFINALTLEDEKRSGLTDQWLHMHGCEPAGRGDKPGEEGEPLP; this is encoded by the exons atgtggactgtggacagcaaggagtcatcaggccag AAACGTGAGGTCAACACTGTGCTCTCTGACATCATCAAGCACATTATGCCAGATCGTGCATTTGAGGATGCCTATGCTCAGCTCCAGTCCGTGATAAGGAAGATCCTCACCTACTTTCATGacttctctatcctcttctccATG GAGCGTTTCCTTCCCTTCGTGGACATGTCCCAGAAGGACAGCGTCagggtggaggtgtgtctctccATCATGGACATCTTCATTAA CGCGCTGACTCTGGAGGATGAGAAGAGATCTGGCCTTACTGATCAATGGCTTCATATGCATG GCTGTGAACCAGCTGGCCGTGGAGACAAGCCGGGTGAAGAGGGGGAGCCACTCCCATAA